In Naumovozyma dairenensis CBS 421 chromosome 2, complete genome, the following are encoded in one genomic region:
- the LSC2 gene encoding succinate--CoA ligase (GDP-forming) subunit beta (similar to Saccharomyces cerevisiae LSC2 (YGR244C); ancestral locus Anc_5.82), whose amino-acid sequence MLSRAKAIIDKKLPFPHPLTITPTRNLSIHEYRSTELLNKYGIPTAKGIVAFTPDEAFQAAKKLSPSTGLVVKAQALTGGRGKGHFNTGYKSGIHMIKSAEEAFQVSQEMLGNNLITKQSGSKGKKVSSVFIVEKCNVLHESYLSILFDRQARLPLIIASRDGGMNIEEIAEEKPDSIKKFHVKEEIINDELAMEIAKSLGFTHTDLRETAKTIQNLYKLFKDKDATQIEINPISEIEKHENGEYDVVCMDAKFGFDDNAEFRQHEIYSWRDITQEDPNEVEAKKYELNFVKLQGNIGCLVNGAGLAMATMDVIKLYGGDPANFLDCGGGATPETIKKGFELILSNEKVDAIFVNIFGGIVRCDLVAEGLVAAAKDLNLKIPIIARLQGTNLDEGRAIIKESGVKIFSFDELDPAAKKAVELANKFHGKH is encoded by the coding sequence ATGTTATCAAGGGCAAAAGCAATTATTGACAAGAAACTCCCATTCCCACATCCCTTAACAATTACCCCGACAAGAAACTTATCAATTCATGAATACCGTTCCACTGAACTATTAAACAAATACGGTATCCCTACTGCTAAGGGAATAGTAGCATTCACACCCGATGAAGCATTCCAAGCCGCTAAGAAACTTTCCCCCTCCACGGGCCTCGTAGTGAAAGCACAAGCATTGACTGGTGGTCGTGGTAAGGGCCATTTCAACACTGGTTACAAAAGTGGTATTCACATGATTAAATCCGCAGAGGAAGCGTTCCAAGTTTCACAAGAAATGTTAGGGAATAATTTGATCACGAAGCAAAGTGGCTCCAAGGGGAAGAAAGTGTCTAGTGTTTTCATTGTGGAAAAATGTAATGTTTTGCATGAAAGTTATCTTTccattttatttgatagGCAAGCTCGTTTACCTTTGATTATTGCATCTCGTGATGGTGGGATGAATATTGAAGAGATTGCTGAGGAAAAACCAGATTCTATTAAGAAATTCCATGTTAAAgaggaaattattaatgacGAATTAGCTATGGAGATTGCCAAGAGTTTAGGATTCACTCATACTGATTTGAGGGAAACGGCTAAAACTATTCAAAATCTTTATAAATTGTTTAAGGATAAAGATGCGAcacaaattgaaattaatcCAATAagtgaaattgaaaagcATGAAAATGGGGAATACGACGTGGTTTGTATGGATGctaaatttggatttgatgataatgcAGAATTTAGACAACATGAAATTTATTCTTGGAGAGATATTACGCAAGAAGATCCAAATGAAGTTGAAgctaaaaaatatgaattgaatttcGTTAAATTACAGGGTAATATTGGTTGTTTGGTTAATGGTGCTGGATTAGCTATGGCAACAATGGATGTCATTAAATTATATGGTGGTGACCCAGCTAATTTCTTGGATTGTGGTGGTGGCGCTACCCCTGAAACTATTAAGAAGGGATTCGAATTGATTctatcaaatgaaaaagttgatgccatttttgtaaatatcTTTGGTGGAATTGTAAGATGTGATTTGGTAGCTGAAGGGTTAGTTGCTGCTGCAAaggatttgaatttaaagattccAATCATTGCAAGATTACAAGGTACTAATCTAGATGAAGGTAGAGctattattaaagaatctGGTGTGAAAatcttttcatttgatgaattagatcCTGCTGCAAAGAAAGCTGTTGAATTAGCAAATAAATTCCATGGTAAGCATTAA
- the MPC3 gene encoding mitochondrial pyruvate carrier (similar to Saccharomyces cerevisiae YGR243W and YHR162W; ancestral locus Anc_5.83) → MSAARSTIGTTFKRFWNSQTGPKTVHFWAPTLKWSLVIAGLNDMQRPVDTLSGTQNLSLLATGLVWTRWSFVITPRNYLLASVNFFLAGVAGTQMTRIIKYRLENGDSKMQVLNYIVNGTTSKNKGDMNIMTHDDKSSNNVLVTHS, encoded by the coding sequence ATGTCAGCCGCAAGATCAACGATAGGAACCACATTTAAAAGGTTTTGGAATAGTCAAACGGGACCCAAGACAGTTCATTTTTGGGCCCCCACATTAAAATGGAGTCTTGTCATAGCCGGTTTAAATGATATGCAAAGACCAGTAGATACTTTATCTGGAACacaaaatttatcattattagcaACCGGGTTAGTTTGGACTCGTTGGTCATTTGTCATTACACcaagaaattatttattagcTTCCGTAAATTTCTTCCTAGCGGGGGTAGCAGGGACTCAAATGacaagaattattaaatatagaTTGGAAAATGGTGATTCTAAGATGCAAGttttgaattatattgTTAATGGAACCACATCCAAGAATAAGGGAgatatgaatataatgacGCATGATGATAAAAGTAGTAATAATGTCTTAGTGACACATTCatga